ATCTCGATCTGTCGAACACAAGCAAACTCAAGCGAGATCCAGATCTCAAATGCAGCAAACAGTACTACTGGTAGAATCCAATGCAAGATGAAGCAGCAGTGTGTAGGAGGAGTGTATATCACATAAATTACAAGATAcaaatcagcagcagcaagaaaagaagaaaaagaagaaagaataaAGCCGATGCACATACACAGCAACAAAGTGTTCTTGGTACAAGAATCGACCGACCGACCAAATCGACCGAATCGATCAAATCAATCAAATGCGGAGCATCGTATACTACTACGTATACACCACACCAGCTCAATCACGCAGAGAACGCCACCGTCTTCAATTCTCACCGAATTCGAAGCGATTTCCTTTCTATTCTCAGAGCAGGactcctccggcggcgccgaggacggcgagcgcggcggcggcgacccacCTGGACGCAGAcacacgggcggcggcggcggacttGGTGTCGGAGGCGGTGGAGTCATCAGAGTCGGACTCAGGCGGGTCGGCAatgaccttcttcttcttcttgctcttcgacttcgacggcgccggcgcgggagccggggccggcgtcggcggctgTGGCCCGAAGAGCGCGTAAGGAAGCGGCACCTTATCCACAGAGTAAACCGCCAGAGGAAACTCCTTGCTCACAATGGTGCTAAGCAGCATGTTGTTGCCCTTAACCCCGGTAGAAACATTGACATTGCTCCCGGACGGCTTGATCTTGTACTCGTACGGCCCGTCGGACCCGGACGCCTGGGTGCTGACCTTGCCGTTGAGGGTGCCGAGCATGGAGAGGCTGTAGAACCGGGGCAGCACGCAGTAGAGCATCATCTGGATCTGGTCCTGGGAGGAGAGCCCGTTCATGGTGCCCGAGGGGAGGTCCTcgaaggcggcgtcggtggGGGCGAGGATGGTGAGCCCGTTGTAGCTGTCGTAGAGCTGGCTGTTGAGCTGCGTGTCGACGCGCGTctcgtggaggaggcggaggaaggtGCCGTACTTGCCGGACTTCTCGAGGACCGACGTCACGTTCGTCGGCGGGcccgcgtcggcggcggcggctccgggaCCGTCCGCGGCTGCGGGGGCGGGCTTGGCTTTGGCCTTTTGGGCTGTGGCCATGGTGGAGGCGGCTAGGAAGAGCGCGGCTAGGAGGAGGacccgcgacggcggcgccattgTTGGCGAAGAAGGTGGGTTGGTGGGGGAGGAGCGAAGCTAAGCTAGACGGAGATCTGAGAGAGTGCAGCGGCTCGCGGTGTGTGTTTAATAGACTTATAGTGGTGGTGGGTGGCACGGGCCGTTCTTGGGCCACAATCTCGCGgagaccttttttttctttcctcctGACGTCTTCGGCTTTGGCGGGGCGATGTGATTCACGAGCTGCCTGCGTGGACCTGAATTCAGCGAACGGGCAATctcttgataaaaaaaattgaacatgCTTGCAGGTAAATTTCtcatttctcttcttcttttttaacgTTGGATCCaactttgaaaaaaaaaatcagactTAACTGAGCCCTCAAACAGCGATGCCGAAACAACCCTAAAGCAAAGAGAAAATTACAATGAAGAATCGGTGTCTCAAAGTTCGTCCTCGTCGTCACTGCTCGTGGCTGCATTGTACGCCGGCGAAGTCAGGCATTCAGCCAGCCAGATCACGTAGCAAAGCTCTGGCTACGACGTTGATGTTTTACCTCCAAAGCACGTACACAAAAGGGTCGTCCGTCTGTAACACACGCATGGCGACGGTGTGTGTTGTGGTATCACGCATGCCTCTTTTTTTGTCGGTCAGGTGACTAGCT
The Brachypodium distachyon strain Bd21 chromosome 2, Brachypodium_distachyon_v3.0, whole genome shotgun sequence genome window above contains:
- the LOC100833478 gene encoding fasciclin-like arabinogalactan protein 13; translation: MAPPSRVLLLAALFLAASTMATAQKAKAKPAPAAADGPGAAAADAGPPTNVTSVLEKSGKYGTFLRLLHETRVDTQLNSQLYDSYNGLTILAPTDAAFEDLPSGTMNGLSSQDQIQMMLYCVLPRFYSLSMLGTLNGKVSTQASGSDGPYEYKIKPSGSNVNVSTGVKGNNMLLSTIVSKEFPLAVYSVDKVPLPYALFGPQPPTPAPAPAPAPSKSKSKKKKKVIADPPESDSDDSTASDTKSAAAARVSASRWVAAAALAVLGAAGGVLL